One region of Alosa sapidissima isolate fAloSap1 chromosome 1, fAloSap1.pri, whole genome shotgun sequence genomic DNA includes:
- the LOC121709700 gene encoding uncharacterized protein LOC121709700 isoform X1 encodes MASCGDDTIETAALGRPFQLGMLYDCRKDALIPGITLWDQEQLQKNTSVQQQIKTEFDVITSDTMEEKSNSLKMSGSMKLSLLGGLVDVGGSAKYFQDTKKSHKQARVILQYKTTTQFETLTMSYLAHGQVSHPNVFEDDTATHVVTAILYGASAYFVFDRESSSEDKKEQVEGEVNITFNKLKNLTVDADASFNMDEREKSAVDKFSCTFHRDFKLPTNPTSFSDAVRVYRDLPNMLGENGEHAVPLRVWLYPLWKLDSRAARLVRDISNDLIRYSSDTIESFTKTEMRCRDILKDTAAAAFPTLAKNVENYMQMCHQYKLDFMHKLGSVLPSIRGGGKEGSALLDILKAHESSPFNSKDLDHWLTNKEKVSETLKSFLKQLNKLDVQMYVDLDDLLNDVNVKNVVSFSFTSLDEPDHFLLKLSNDLKPLGMLKTSDVESSDLQGRNNDWLSSNIRQKMRGQLKLFEELKRMSTSDDTKFIVVSKYDESHPGACIFIYEDGNDDAILFVPPSKPATPTTTGVSYDSVTVQVSDPDSATVEYRVEYREKQNQETEWKSVQRNQEAVTLSGLKPETEYEIRTTAVGKLGYAVGSDICRAVTLSVVRPPNQLKVSEVKTNCISLTWSIPSDQTCESLKEYVIEYRTKQETKWKSHPVQKNQKAVTLSGLKPETEYEIRATAVSKFRYTVSSEVCRAVTQTVCPPNQLKVSKVKTNCISLTWSIPSDQTCDFVKEYVIEYRTKQETEWKSHPVQKNQKAVTLSGLKPETEYEIRATAVGKLGYITVSSDVCRAVTLTAVPSKPATPKTPDVSHDRIIVQVIVQVSDPDSATVEYRVEYREKQNQETEWKSHPVQRNQEAVTLSGLKPETEYEIRTTAVGKLGYAVSSDICRAVTLIAVGPPTEVKVTEVKATSITLTWSSPSVQHCESVKRYIIEFREESRNQWQTKHTRKEMYFYTLKNLKGNTTYSIRMCTDAGVGVSEPGEELQIKTKKGPLDKTKFAPLPGNPSVYLYKPTGGGNLNKKVFGSAPVKNLSNKTIMVVGATGSGKTTLINGMINYILGVEWEDNHRFKLINEETSKTQACSQTSNVTAYQIHHTDEFQVPYSLTIIDTPGFGDTRGIKQDKEITEKIRNFFSVKGGIDSIDAVCFVVQSALARLTHTQKYIFDAILSIFGKDIASNIIALVTFADGKSPPVLEAIKAADIPCATNPDGSLLHFKFNNSVLFAKNTEASSDEDNFDYMFWKMGKVSMNKFFTHLASMQPQSLTLTKEVLQERRELEATVEGLQPMIRKGLSKLEEINTTKAALQNHETHMKANEDFEFEVEVEHSEKIDIPSGKFITNCHGCNYTCHYPCYIPKDEDKSRCSAMKNGSCIVCPGKCHWTKHFNMTYRWDTTRVTEKRTYQELKSKYETALGEKMSMEKIVKQLEVEYEQVQGKVVKIMDTVTKCLRRLSEIALRPDPLSTPDYIDLLILSEEREAKPGFKERIKELQEVRQGAVLLQKVAERVDLTAKEKSKWQKIKSNVKGLFTDFLSHFE; translated from the coding sequence GTATAACCTTGTGGGATCAAGAACAACTACAGAAGAATACAAGTGTGCAGCAACAAATTAAAACGGAATTTGATGTCATAACATCAGATACAATGGAGGAGAAGTCAAATTCATTAAAGATGTCTGGCTCAATGAAGCTAAGTCTCTTGGGAGGTCTGGTGGATGTGGGAGGATCAGCTAAATATTTCCAAGACACAAAGAAATCTCACAAACAAGCACGTGTGATTCTTCAgtacaaaacaacaacacaatttGAAACATTAACAATGTCTTACCTGGCTCATGGACAAGTGTCTCATCCTAACGTGTTTGAAGATGACACTGCCACTCATGTCGTCACAGCCATCTTGTACGGAGCTAGTGCCTactttgtgtttgacagagaaTCATCATCAGAGGATAAGAAGGAACAAGTGGAGGGGGAGGTTAACATCACCTTCAATAAACTGAAAAACCTCACAGTAGATGCTGATGCCTCTTTCAACatggatgaaagagagaaatcAGCAGTTGACAAATTTAGCTGCACATTTCACAGAGATTTTAAGTTACCCACCAACCCAACGTCCTTCAGTGATGCTGTGAGAGTTTACAGAGACCTTCCAAACATGCTGGGAGAGAATGGAGAACATGCTGTTCCACTCAGGGTGTGGCTGTACCCTCTCTGGAAGTTGGATTCAAGAGCTGCAAGACTGGTAAGAGACATCAGCAATGACCTGATCAGATATTCTTCAGACACCATAGAGAGTTTTACCAAGACAGAGATGAGATGCAGAGACATACTGAAAGACACTGCAGCTGCAGCATTTCCCACATTGGCAAAGAATGTTGAGAATTACATGCAGATGTGCCATCAGTACAAGCTGGACTTCATGCACAAGCTCGGGTCAGTGCTTCCTTCGATCCGAGGGGGTGGGAAAGAGGGGAGTGCCCTATTAGACATTCTGAAGGCGCATGAGAGTTCTCCATTCAACAGTAAAGACCTGGATCACTGGCTTACAAACAAGGAGAAGGTATCAGAAACACTGAAATCCTTCCTCAAGCAACTGAATAAACTGGATGTACAAATGTATGTGGATTTGGATGACCTCTTGAATGATGTAAATGTCAAAAATGTTGTGAGCTTTTCATTTACCTCTCTAGATGAGCCTGATCATTTCCTGTTGAAACTGTCAAATGACCTCAAGCCATTGGGAATGTTGAAAACGTCTGATGTAGAATCATCAGATCTACAGGGTAGAAACAATGATTGGCTGTCCAGTAATATTAGACAAAAAATGAGGGGACAGTTGAAACTGTTTGAAGAGCTGAAGAGGATGAGCACCAGTGATGACACCAAATTCATAGTTGTTTCAAAATACGATGAGAGTCATCCTGGTGCATGTATTTTCATATATGAAGATGGAAATGATGATGCAATCCTCTTTGTTCCTCCATCAAAACCTGCCACTCCAACCACTACTGGTGTTTCATATGACAGTGTAACAGTTCAGGTGTCTGACCCAGACTCTGCCACTGTAGAGTACCGAGTAGaatacagagagaaacagaatcaGGAGACTGAATGGAAATCAGTGCAGAGGAACCAAGAGGCAGTAACTCTATCAGGACTGAAGCCAGAGACAGAGTATGAGATCAGAACCACAGCTGTGGGCAAACTCGGCTATGCTGTCGGCAGTGACATCTGCAGAGCTGTAACTCTCTCAGTAGTCCGCCCACCAAATCAGCTAAAAGTCTCTGAAGTGAAGACAAATTGTATCTCCCTAACATGGAGCATCCCATCTGACCAAACATGTGAATCCTTAAAAGAGTATGTCATTGAATACAGAACAAAACAGGAGACCAAATGGAAATCCCACCCAGTGCAGAAGAACCAAAAGGCAGTGACTCTATCAGGACTGAAGCCAGAGACTGAGTATGAGATCAGAGCCACAGCTGTGAGTAAATTCAGGTACACTGTCAGCAGTGAGGTATGCAGAGCCGTAACCCAAACAGTGTGCCCACCAAATCAGCTAAAAGTCTCTAAAGTGAAGACAAATTGTATCTCCCTAACATGGAGCATCCCATCTGACCAAACATGTGACTTTGTAAAAGAGTATGTCATTGAATACAGAACAAAACAGGAGACTGAATGGAAATCCCACCCAGTGCAGAAGAACCAAAAGGCAGTGACTCTATCAGGACTGAAGCCAGAGACTGAGTATGAGATCAGAGCCACAGCTGTGGGCAAACTCGGCTACATCACTGTCAGCAGTGATGTCTGCAGAGCTGTAACTCTCACAGCAGTTCCATCAAAACCTGCCACTCCAAAGACCCCTGATGTTTCACATGACCGCATAATAGTTCAGGTAATAGTTCAGGTGTCTGACCCAGACTCTGCCACTGTAGAGTACCGAGTAGaatacagagagaaacagaatcaGGAGACTGAATGGAAATCCCACCCAGTGCAGAGGAACCAAGAGGCAGTAACTCTGTCAGGACTGAAGCCAGAGACAGAGTATGAGATCAGAACCACAGCTGTGGGCAAACTTGGCTACGCTGTCAGCAGTGACATTTGCAGAGCTGTAACTCTCATAGCAGTTGGTCCACCAACTGAGGTAAAAGTGACTGAAGTGAAAGCAACCTCTATCACCCTGACATGGAGCTCCCCATCTGTTCAACACTGTGAATCAGTAAAGCGATACATCATTGAGTTCAGGGAGGAGAGCAGAAATCAGTGGCAGACCAAACATACCAGGAAGGAGATGTACTTTTACACCCTGAAAAACCTTAAAGGGAACACAACCTACTCCATCAGGATGTGCACAGATGCTGGTGTTGGAGTAAGTGAACCTGGTGAAGAATTACAGATTAAAACTAAGAAAGGACCACTGGATAAAACAAAGTTCGCTCCCCTGCCAGGTAATCCATCAGTCTACCTATATAAACCAACCGGAGGTGGCAATCTCAACAAAAAGGTTTTTGGAAGTGCACCAGTCAAAAACCTATCAAACAAAACCATCATGGTTGTTGGAGCTACTGGATCTGGCAAGACCACCCTCATCAACGGCATGATCAACTACATACTTGGAGTCGAGTGGGAGGACAACCATAGGTTTAAACTGATAAATGAAGAAACCAGCAAAACACAGGCATGCAGTCAGACTTCAAACGTGACAGCCTATCAGATTCACCACACAGATGAATTCCAAGTTCCATATTCTCTCACCATCATCGACACTCCAGGGTTTGGGGACACCAGAGGAATCAAACAAGACAAAGAAATCACAGAAAAAATAAGAAACTTTTTCTCAGTCAAGGGTGGAATTGATAGCATTGATGCAGTGTGTTTTGTAGTGCAGTCTGCATTGGCtcgtctaacacacacacagaagtacaTCTTTGATGCCATCCTCTCCATTTTTGGGAAGGACATCGCCAGCAACATCATTGCTCTGGTCACCTTTGCTGATGGCAAATCACCCCCAGTACTGGAGGCAATCAAAGCTGCTGACATCCCATGTGCTACTAACCCAGATGGCTCCCTTCTTCATTTCAAATTCAACAACTCTGTGCTTTTTGCAAAAAATACAGAAGCCAGCAGTGATGAGGACAACTTTGATTACATGTTCTGGAAAATGGGCAAAGTCAGCATGAACAAATTCTTCACTCATCTAGCCAGCATGCAACCCCAGAGTCTGACCCTGACAAAAGAAGTTCTCCAAGAGCGCAGAGAGCTTGAGGCGACTGTTGAGGGGTTGCAGCCTATGATACGAAAAGGTTTGTCCAAACTGGAGGAAATAAACACCACAAAAGCTGCACTGCAAAACCACGAGACCCACATGAAGGCAAATGAGGACTTTGAATTTGAAGTAGAGGTAGAACATTCTGAGAAGATTGATATTCCATCAGGAAAATTCATCACCAACTGCCATGGGTGCAACTATACGTGCCACTATCCTTGTTATATACCAAAAGATGAGGACAAAAGTAGGTGTTCTGCCATGAAAAATGGAAGCTGCATAGTGTGTCCAGGAAAATGCCATTGGACTAAGCATTTCAACATGACCTACCGATGGGACACAACACGTGTGACAGAGAAGCGGACGTATCAGGAACTGAAGAGTAAATATGAGACGGCACTGGGAGAGAAGATGAGCATGGAGAAAATAGTTAAACAGCTGGAAGTAGAATATGAGCAGGTGCAGGGGAAAGTTGTTAAAATTATGGACACTGTAACTAAATGCCTGAGACGCCTGTCAGAGATTGCCCTTCGTCCAGATCCTTTGTCTACTCCAGATTACATTGATCTCCTGATACTGTCAGAGGAGCGGGAGGCCAAACCTGGATTTAAGGAGCGTATTAAAGAGTTACAGGAAGTAAGACAAGGTGCAGTTCTCCTGCAGAAGGTGGCAGAGAGAGTAGATCTAACTGCAAAAGAGAAGTCAAAATGGCAGAAGATTAAGTCAAATGTCAAGGGGCTTTTCACTGATTTTTTGTCACACTTTGAATGA